One Tunturibacter gelidoferens genomic region harbors:
- a CDS encoding Gfo/Idh/MocA family protein, with amino-acid sequence MTQSPVRYAILGFGHHAVRRLLPAFPKCEHSTLSGMWRRDHAAALTNCAEYQIPHCFATREELCSSSDVDVVFITSPDAMHRDDTLLALKHGKAVLCEKPLAMSAAEAEEMNAAALAAGLLFGVAQNFRYNRSLELMREQIAAGVIGKPQLARAEYCYPATNSARKWIIDAKLAYGGPIGDVGVHCIDALRFVLGEDVVSVSTLARKDAASGEVEAVASLQMEMTGDVFATVTTSARAPYRSLVEVNGSNGVMTSEGGLTVDRPVQIVVRRAGEVVESVTVDNGDGYTRMLDGFAVALRGGGNFAATGKDGVHNMQALDAAIKSWRTGARESL; translated from the coding sequence ATGACGCAGTCGCCTGTGCGGTACGCGATTCTCGGCTTTGGTCATCATGCGGTCCGTCGATTATTGCCGGCGTTTCCGAAGTGCGAGCATTCGACGTTGAGCGGGATGTGGCGGCGAGACCACGCGGCTGCGCTCACGAACTGCGCGGAGTACCAGATACCTCACTGCTTTGCCACGCGGGAGGAACTCTGTTCTTCGTCGGATGTGGATGTTGTGTTCATCACATCGCCGGACGCGATGCACCGCGACGACACGCTGCTGGCGCTGAAGCATGGCAAGGCAGTGCTCTGCGAGAAGCCGCTGGCGATGAGCGCGGCTGAGGCCGAGGAGATGAATGCTGCCGCTTTGGCCGCAGGGTTGTTGTTTGGGGTGGCACAAAACTTTCGCTACAACCGAAGCCTGGAGTTGATGCGGGAGCAGATAGCCGCTGGGGTGATCGGGAAGCCACAGCTGGCGCGCGCGGAGTACTGCTACCCGGCTACAAACTCTGCGAGAAAGTGGATCATCGACGCGAAGCTGGCTTACGGCGGCCCCATCGGGGATGTCGGTGTGCACTGCATCGATGCGCTGCGCTTCGTCCTCGGCGAGGATGTGGTGAGTGTCAGCACTCTGGCTCGGAAGGATGCCGCGTCAGGAGAGGTGGAGGCGGTTGCTTCGCTGCAGATGGAGATGACGGGCGACGTCTTTGCCACTGTAACGACGAGTGCGCGCGCGCCCTATCGATCACTGGTTGAGGTGAATGGCAGCAATGGGGTGATGACCTCCGAAGGTGGTCTGACGGTAGACCGGCCCGTGCAGATCGTAGTGCGTCGGGCGGGTGAGGTGGTGGAGAGCGTGACCGTCGACAACGGAGACGGCTACACCCGGATGCTGGACGGTTTTGCCGTGGCGCTGCGCGGTGGTGGCAACTTCGCGGCCACTGGAAAAGATGGCGTTCACAATATGCAGGCGCTCGATGCTGCTATCAAGAGTTGGAGAACTGGGGCCCGCGAGAGCTTGTAG